The stretch of DNA GGCAAAGGCGAACGGGTCTATCCCTATATCCAGAAGCCGGACGATCGTCTCCGGAGCGTTATTGGTATGAAGCGTGCTCAACACGAGATGGCCTGTTGTGGAGGCCTCTATACCCATCTTCGCAGTTTCATAGTCCCGCATCTCTCCTACCATAATCACATCCGGGTCGGCCCGCAGGAAGGCCCGCATGGCGCTGCTGAAATCCAGGCCGATTTTATGGTGTACCTGAACCTGGCGTATACCCTGCTGTGTAATTTCTACGGGGTCTTCCGCTGTCCATATCTTCGTGTTGGGTCTGTTGATCAGGTGGAGGGCCGCATGGGCGGTGGTGGTCTTGCCGGAACCCGTTGGACCCACTATCAGGATCAAACCATAGGGCTTTTTTAAGAGGGCTTTGAATCGGTCATGGGTATCCTTTTCCATCTGGAGTTCATCCAGGATCATGATTTTCCCGCGTGTCAGGATCCGAAGAACCACATCTTCCACATACCCATGAGTAGGAAGTGTGGCAACGCGAAGTTCCATCTCCTCCACACCAGGCCGGCTGTACTTGATCTTCCCGTCCTGGGGAAGCCTTCGCTCGGTAATATCCAGGTTCGACATTATTTTGATCCGGGATACAATGGGTGACCGGTAGTCGTAGGGGAGCGTTTTGTAGGGTATACATTCACCATCTATACGGAACCGCACATTGACCACGCGGTCTTTAATATCCGGCTCGATATGGATGTCCGATGCTCGCCGGACATAGGCCTCTTGGATCAGATCATTGACAAGATTGACGATGTTGCTGTCCGACTCGTCGACGGCAAGTTGTTCCTCTTTCGAACCATCGCCATCCCCGGTGGTATCAGTAGTCCTATTGGAAGAAGGGGACTCCCCGGTGTCGTCGATACCATAGAAGTGATCGATGAACCTCAGAATATCTGCCTTTGAGGCCAAACAGTAATCTATTGCCTTTGTTTTTAAAAGGTTTTCGATCATATCCCGTTTCAAAATATTCCCGGGATCATCTACGATTACGGTAATCCTTCCTTCACGATTCTCCAGCGGCATCCAGAGCTCACGACGGAGATATTGGTATTTCAGTGTGTTGAGCAGATTTTTTGGAACTGGATAACTTCCGTCGAAGGTAATTGTGCGATAGCTTTCCGGTGAAGATGGTGTTTTGATGATACCTTGCCGGCCCGAGCCGGGAGGCTTCCCTCGTTCCGTTGGTGCTCGACTGTTCATCTGATTAACCTCACTGCAAAGTTTACTTCATGAGAACTGTTTGGTCTGTTTTCAAAAGTCAAAATGGTGTTTACATAAATGTATATAGATAATTACTAAAATGACAAGTCAATTGTGGTTGGACAAAAACGACCTTGACTGAATACCACTGTCATGCTATTAGCGCGAACATTATTTAAGATTACCTTGGGCTCAAGATTTCTGTTTGTCTTTATTATTGATTCCCGACCTCTATAACGCAGTTTAAATCAAGCCGTACATATCATAGCCACCAATGGAAGGTGCAGTGACCGATATTCAGAAAATAACCGAACCGGAAGTAAGAGATGGAACGGTGACAGCCGAATCCGGGACTCCTGCCAAAGGAAAATCGCAAAACCGCAAAAAACATTATGATCCTGTTATCATCAGCGCTTGGTGCAAGTCGTGCGGCATCTGCAGTGAGTTCTGTCCAAAAAACGTTATCGGCTGCAACGATATGGGTACGCCTGTGGTTGAACGCCCTGATGATTGCACCGGATGCCGCTTTTGCGAATTTCACTGCCCGGATTTTGCAATTGCGATAAAGGAGCGTAAATCCGGCGCCGGGAGTACCAAGCCATGAGCCGAGTGGCGTCTAAAAAGAAAATACGGCTTTTACAGGGTAATGAAGCCATCGTTGAGGGAGCCCTGGCGGCGGGGTGTCGATTCTTTGCCGGTTACCCCATTACCCCTGCTTCAGAAATCAGTGAACGAATGTCCGTCCGTTTGCCGCAGATGGATGGCACGTTTATTCAAATGGAAGACGAGATTGCCAGTATGGGCGCCGTTGTCGGCGCATCATTGGCCGGAGTCAAGAGTATGACGGCAACGAGCGGTCCCGGTTTTTCCCTGATGCAGGAAAACATCGGATTTGCGTGTATGACCGAAGTTCCCTGCGTTGTAGTTAATGTTATGCGCGGCGGTCCCAGTACAGGACTTCCCACGCACCCCGCTCAGGGAGATGTAATGCAGGCTCGCTGGGGAACTCACGGTGATCACCCCATCATTGTTCTGGCTGTTTCAACAGTGCGTGATTCCTTCGAAATTACTGTCCAT from Deltaproteobacteria bacterium encodes:
- a CDS encoding GspE/PulE family protein, which produces MNSRAPTERGKPPGSGRQGIIKTPSSPESYRTITFDGSYPVPKNLLNTLKYQYLRRELWMPLENREGRITVIVDDPGNILKRDMIENLLKTKAIDYCLASKADILRFIDHFYGIDDTGESPSSNRTTDTTGDGDGSKEEQLAVDESDSNIVNLVNDLIQEAYVRRASDIHIEPDIKDRVVNVRFRIDGECIPYKTLPYDYRSPIVSRIKIMSNLDITERRLPQDGKIKYSRPGVEEMELRVATLPTHGYVEDVVLRILTRGKIMILDELQMEKDTHDRFKALLKKPYGLILIVGPTGSGKTTTAHAALHLINRPNTKIWTAEDPVEITQQGIRQVQVHHKIGLDFSSAMRAFLRADPDVIMVGEMRDYETAKMGIEASTTGHLVLSTLHTNNAPETIVRLLDIGIDPFAFADSLLCVLAQRLVRCLCTYCKEAYRPEKEEFDELVRHYGEKPFSGINVTYNNDFTLYRAMGCPECNGTGYRGRTGIFELLTATDSIKQMIITRKSIAAIRKSAMAEGMHTLLQGGILKVLRGETDFIEVLSVCIR
- a CDS encoding 4Fe-4S binding protein, whose product is MTDIQKITEPEVRDGTVTAESGTPAKGKSQNRKKHYDPVIISAWCKSCGICSEFCPKNVIGCNDMGTPVVERPDDCTGCRFCEFHCPDFAIAIKERKSGAGSTKP